Proteins co-encoded in one Setaria viridis chromosome 9, Setaria_viridis_v4.0, whole genome shotgun sequence genomic window:
- the LOC117836224 gene encoding type IV inositol polyphosphate 5-phosphatase 9, which translates to MLENQKQAEVLWPRLVANKLFRKPSGSHAFVADFPAADFPVADDDGAEFSDGGCSPDADASRCVKRPRPQERSKTLKYKLFASTWNVGGVAPPDDLDLSEWLDAGDGPYDVYVLGFQEVVPLRARNVLGADKTRVGMRWIELIRAALNRSSQRVGAGGGGDSGRQKVHPVRDGGAGAGEELAREYRCVVSKQMVGILLTVWVRADLRRFVRRASVSCVGCGVMGCLGNKGAVSVRFWLHDTSFCAVCCHLASGGRDGDEAHRNADATEILARTTFPRGHALNLPHKILDHDRVILLGDLNYRISLPEAKTRLLVERRDWKTLLENDQLRAEVSRAGGAFRGWSEGDIAFSPTYKYYPNSDTYYGCGAGGGGRNKSEKRRAPAWCDRILWHGAGLWQTRYDRCESRLSDHRPVRAVFAVEVDAPRNLNSLRSFFMSERFDTARTSPAADRLLRKDHASSARFAETL; encoded by the exons atgctagAGAACCAAAAGCAAGCGGAG GTTCTCTGGCCCAGGCTGGTGGCCAACAAGCTCTTCCGGAAGCCCTCCGGCAGCCACGCCTTCGTCGCCGACTTCCCCGCCGCCGACTTCCCCGTCGCCGATGACGACGGCGCTGAGTTCAGCGACGGCGGGTGCAGCCCCGACGCGGACGCCAGCCGCTGCGTCAAGCGCCCGCGGCCGCAGGAGCGGAGCAAGACACTTAAGTACAA GCTGTTCGCGAGCACGTGGAACGTGGGTGGCGTGGCGCCGCCGGACGACCTGGACCTGTCGGAGTGGCTGGACGCCGGCGACGGGCCCTACGACGTGTACGTGCTCGGGTTCCAGGAGGTGGTGCCGCTGCGCGCGCGCAACGTGCTGGGCGCGGACAAGACCCGCGTCGGGATGCGCTGGATCGAGCTCATCCGCGCCGCGCTCAACCGGTCCTCGCAGCGAgtgggagccggcggcggcggagatagCGGGAGGCAGAAGGTGCACCCGGTGCGCgacggcggtgccggcgccggcgaggagctggCGCGTGAGTACCGGTGCGTGGTGAGCAAGCAGATGGTGGGCATCCTGCTGACGGTGTGGGTGCGCGCCGACCTCCGCCGCTTCGTCCGCCGCGCCAGCGTCTCCTGCGTGGGGTGCGGCGTCATGGGGTGCCTCGGCAACAAGGGCGCCGTGTCCGTCCGGTTCTGGCTCCACGACACCAGCTTCTGCGCCGTGTGCTGCCACCTCGCGTCgggcggccgcgacggcgacgaggcgcaCCGCAACGCCGACGCCACGGAGATCCTCGCCCGGACGACCTTCCCCCGGGGGCACGCCCTCAACTTGCCCCACAAGATTCTAGACCACGA CCGGGTGATCCTGCTGGGGGACCTCAACTACAGGATCTCGCTGCCGGAGGCCAAGACGCGGCTGCTGGTGGAGCGCCGGGACTGGAAGACGCTGCTGGAGAACGACCAGCTGCGCGCCGAGGTGTcgcgggccggcggcgcgttCCGGGGCTGGAGCGAGGGCGACATCGCCTTCTCCCCCACCTACAAGTACTACCCGAACTCCGACACCTACTacggctgcggcgccggcggaggcggcaggaATAAGAGCGAGAAGCGGCGCGCGCCGGCGTGGTGCGACCGCATCCTGTGGCACGGGGCCGGGCTCTGGCAGACGCGATACGACCGCTGCGAGTCCCGGCTGTCGGACCACCGCCCCGTCCGCGCCGTCTTCGCGGTCGAGGTGGACGCGCCCAGGAACCTCAACTCGCTCAGGAGCTTCTTCATGTCCGAGAGGTTCGACACGGCCAGGActagccccgccgccgaccggcTGCTCCGCAAGGACCACGCCAGCAGCGCCAGATTCGCAGAGACTCTCTGA
- the LOC140221232 gene encoding uncharacterized protein produces the protein MDALNRLFIKASADGVLQPLGVHNIKYHCSMYADDVILLAAPMVGEARAISRILELFGDASGLRPNLDKCSITPIFGCEGKLEDFQATLPCAVQQFPITYLGVPLSTKALPKSQYLPPVEKVAAKLPTWQGPLMNKSGRLTLVKSTLSSMPVYLSMSDKLPPWVIKQLDGIRRNFLWTGKDTAVRGKNVVAWPTVCRPTIYGGLGVVDLKLAGYALRTRWLWLQKVDEGRSWSALQIHIEPEVQAFFRASIMVNVGNGQCTLFWTDNWIDGQSVAQLAPTLHEMISKRIRNSRTVSQALLNRRWTQDIRGGRTVQGLVEYIDLWERMPEIILDQGREDTFRWRWTVDAPGCKVQLGSGTVGHHLKSNFSPGWQLSGASGLPTVVDDTDLMHMISAGLCDQEDETSDHILVNCVYAKDIWWGATSWMD, from the exons ATGGATGCTCTGAACCGGCTGTTTATCAAAGCAAGTGCAGATGGTGTACTGCAACCACTTGGAGTACACAACATCAAGTACCATTGCAGTATGTATGCTGACGATGTAATCCTGCTTGCTGCACCTATGGTTGGAGAGGCAAGAGCTATCAGCCGAATCTTAGAGCTCTTCGGGGATGCTTCTGGGTTGCGTCCTAACCTGGACAAGTGCTCAATCACCCCGATCTTTGGCTGCGAGGGGAAGTTGGAAGACTTTCAAGCAACATTGCCGTGTGCAGTTCAACAGTTTCCAATAACTTATCTGGGGGTCCCTCTATCTACTAAAGCCCTTCCTAAATCACAATACTTGCCACCGGTTGAAAAGGTAGCAGCAAAGCTGCCAACTTGGCAAGGTCCGTTGATGAACAAAAGTGGTCGACTGACATTGGTGAAGTCGACGCTCTCCTCGATGCCGGTGTACCTGAGCATGTCTGACAAGTTACCGCCATGGGTGATCAAGCAGCTTGACGGCATCAGAAGGAACTTCCTGTGGACAGGGAAGGATACTGCAGTAAGGGGAAAAAATGTAGTAGCTTGGCCAACTGTGTGCCGACCGACAATATATGGAGGGCTGGGCGTTGTGGACCTCAAACTGGCAGGATATGCACTGAGAACAAGATGGCTATGGCTGCAGAAAGTTGATGAGGGGAGATCATGGTCAGCACTACAAATTCACATCGAACCTGAAGTCCAGGccttcttcagagcatcgatcATGGTCAATGTTGGGAATGGACAGTGCACTTTATTCTGGACCGACAATTGGATTGATGGGCAATCGGTTGCTCAGCTGGCCCCTACTCTTCATGAGATGATTTCCAAAAGAATCAGGAACAGTAGGACGGTCTCACAAGCATTGCTGAATAGACGATGGACCCAGGATATTCGAGGTGGCCGGACGGTGCAAGGGCTGGTGGAGTACATCGATCTCTGGGAGAGAATGCCAGAGATTATACTTGATCAGGGACGTGAGGACACCTTCCGCTGGCGATGGACTGTGGACG CACCCGGCTGCAAGGTGCAGCTAGGATCTGGAACAGTTGGGCACCACCTAAAGTCAAATTTTTCACCTGGTTGGCAACTAAGCGGCGCATCTGGACTGCCGACCGTCGTCGACGACACGGACTTGATGCACATGATAAGTGCTGGGCTCTGTGACCAGGAAGACGAGACCTCCGATCATATCCTCGTCAATTGTGTCTATGCTAAGGACATATGGTGGGGAGCAACCTCTTGGATGGACTGA
- the LOC117836029 gene encoding uncharacterized protein — MNRTAARRKRRLSPPRPRPLPPPRLLAVSVAFASTLLFLILVLLSTSPPTPPRRLASGRRSSSSSTALPRCGAAGLGELGDAMVSMLPKDLPFTVFVPSPGSFRRVLGLQQGRNASAAAEGDNDNTYAVLSRVLGFSAVPRRLLAADAPPRGTACLALALDSVSGLRIHASRDARGALVVNGVRSECVDVVRGEIVVHVIAGVLMDAEFERSFAVEASDS; from the coding sequence ATGaacaggacggcggcgaggaggaagcgGAGGCTCTCCCCGCCCAGGCCACGGCCCCTcccaccgccgcgcctccttGCCGTGTCCGTCGCCTTCGCGTCCAcgctcctcttcctcatcctcgtGCTCCTCTCAACCTCccctcccacgccgccgcgccggctcgCCAGCGGCAGGagatcctcctcctcatccacgGCGCTGCCCCGCTGCGGCGCCGCGGGCCTGGGTGAGCTCGGCGACGCGATGGTGTCCATGCTCCCCAAGGACCTCCCCTTCACCGTCTTCGTGCCGTCGCCGGGCTCGTTCCGCCGCGTCCTCGGGCTGCAGCAGGGGCGcaacgccagcgccgccgccgagggagACAACGACAACACCTACGCCGTCCTCTCCCGCGTGCTGGGCTTCTCCGCGGTGCCTCGGCGCCTGCTCGCCGCGGACGCACCGCCGCGCGGGACGGCgtgcctcgccctcgccctggACTCCGTGTCCGGGCTGAGGATCCACGCCTCCCGGGACGCGCGCGGGGCGCTCGTCGTCAACGGCGTGCGCTCCGAGTGCGTCGACGTCGTCAGGGGCGAGATCGTGGTGCATGTCATCGCGGGCGTCCTCATGGACGCCGAGTTTGAGCGCTCTTTCGCTGTGGAAGCATCTGACAGTTGA
- the LOC117836028 gene encoding cyclin-J18-like — MEVEEDAVAAAAASAWPGSSRRRHLLQFLLHASKRLDLRPIVKYSALEFFAGRFLPELPRKLGFCGARSGRAVRSWLLEPLRDSNLELFALVAVWIASKIHDLRPLSVKSLKALGDRIIADQHFTCRDFANAELVFMEVVEHNIGSSSIAFVYLEDLLIHFREISKLGDLLDLDVCMEILDILYETEDTSLLFNSPCSLAASTLVAAYAISVPKQTWEFPILPWVRFATSYDEEEIMKIVLTILLHVLKPDGIREKDKGDFDVRCLL; from the exons ATGGAAGTCGAGGAGGacgcagtggcggcggcggcggcgagcgcgtggCCGGGTTCGTCcaggcgccgccacctccttcagTTTCTCCTCCACGCCTCCAAG CGGCTCGACCTCCGGCCCATCGTCAAGTACTCCGCGCTCGAGTTCTTCGCCGgacgcttcctccccgagcTCCCGAG GAAGTTGGGGTTCTGCGGCGCGCGAAGCGGACGAGCCGTGAGGTCCTGGCTCCTCGAGCCCCTGAGGGACAGCAACCTGGAGCTCTTCGCGCTCGTTGCGGTGTGGATCGCCAGCAAG ATCCACGACCTGAGGCCGCTGTCAGTGAAGAGCCTCAAAGCGTTGGGCGATCGCATCATCGCCGACCAGCATTTCACGTGCCGAGACTTCGCGAATGCT GAATTGGTGTTCATGGAG GTAGTGGAGCATAACATTGGATCTTCAAGCATTGCTTTTGTATACCTGGAGGATCTTCTCATCCATTTCAG GGAAATATCAAAATTAGGTGATCTTTTGGATCTGGATGTGTGCATGGAAATTTTGGATATTCTGTATGAGACTGAAGATACCTCTTTACTTTTTAACTCTCCTTGCTCGCTTGCTGCTTCAACTCTT GTTGCTGCATATGCTATATCTGTTCCTAAGCAGACATGGGAGTTTCCAATCCTTCCTTGGG TCAGGTTTGCTACATCATATGATGAGGAGGAAATCATGAAGATTGTTCTGACAATTCTCCTGCATGTGCTCAAACCAGACGGGATCAGAGAGAAGGACAAGGGAGATTTTGATGTCAGATGTTTATTGTGA